Proteins encoded by one window of Canis lupus dingo isolate Sandy chromosome 10, ASM325472v2, whole genome shotgun sequence:
- the LOC112653994 gene encoding olfactory receptor 6C4-like, producing the protein MLAMKNQTLLTEFILLGLTEIPEIQFVVFLFLFLTYIFSIIGNLTIITLTLLDSHLQTPMYFFLRNFSFLEISFTTTFTPRLLFSITTGNKSISFAGCFTQYFFAIFFGATEFYLLAAMSYDRYVAICKPLHYMTIMSNRVCIQLVFFSWLAGFLIIISPIILTSQLDFCASNILNHYYCDYGPLLEISCSDTRLLELVDFILAAVTLVVTLVLVILSYTSIIWTILKIPSAQQRKKAFSTCFSHMIVIALSYGSCIFMYIKPSAKEGVAFNKGVAVLNTSVAPLLNPFIYTLRNKQVKQAFKDVIKKVMSIW; encoded by the coding sequence ATGTTAGCAATGAAAAACCAAACCCTTCTGACAGAATTCATTCTCCTGGGACTAACAGAAATCCCAGAGATCCAATTTGTagtctttctatttctcttcctcaCCTACATATTCAGCATCATTGGAAACCTCACAATCATCACACTTACACTACTGGACTCACACCTCCAGACtcccatgtatttcttcctcCGGAATTTCTCCTTCCTAGAAATTTCCTTTACAACCACCTTTACTCCTAGGCTGCTGTTCAGCATCACAACTGGCAACAAGAGCATTAGCTTTGCTGGCTGCTTCACTCAGTATTTCTTTGCCATCTTCTTTGGAGCCACAGAGTTTTACCTTCTGGCTGCCATgtcctatgaccgctatgtggctaTATGCAAACCCCTGCATTACATGACCATTATGAGCAACAGAGTCTGCATTCAGCTGGTTTTCTTCTCTTGGTTGGCTGGATTTCTAATCATCATATCCCCAATCATCCTGACCAGTCAGCTGGATTTCTGTGCCTCCAACATACTGAATCATTATTATTGTGACTACGGACCCCTGCTAGAAATATCTTGCTCAGACACAAGACTCTTAGAGCTGGTTGACTTTATCTTAGCAGCTGTGACGTTGGTGGTCACCCTGGTGCTGGTGATTCTCTCCTACACAAGCATCATCTGGACCATCCTCAAGATCCCATctgctcagcaaaggaaaaaggccTTTTCCACATGTTTTTCCCACATGATTGTCATTGCCCTTTCTTATGGCAGCTGCATCTTCATGTATATAAAACCCTCAGCCAAAGAAGGAGTTGCCTTCAATAAGGGGGTAGCTGTGCTCAATACCTCAGTTGCCCCTTTATTGAACCCATTCATTTACACTTTAAggaataaacaagtaaaacagGCCTTCAAGGATGTCATCAAAAAGGTTATGAGCATTTGGTGA